From the genome of Variovorax sp. RA8:
AATCAAGTGCTTGTCCGTTCGACAACTTGATCTCGGACAGCATCTCTCGCATATCCTTTGCGCCAGCGCCATACATCAGTGGGAAACTGAACTTTGGCTCAATGGTCACCTCAATGTGTGGCTTCCCGCTCTTGAGAGTGATATCGCAGACGATCCCTTTGAGGGCCATCCATTCAAGCTGATGAATGAGAAACGACACTCGAAACCCAAACTCCGTCTCAATCACTTCCTCATCTCGTACAAACTCATTACGGCTCATCGGTGCTCCAATCTGCTTTGATTTCGACTAGAAACTCAGATTCGCGGTCTCCCCAAAAACGATCACCCGCACCGCACACTGACTTGGACGAAGCTTCTGTCTCTACCCTTCACGCTACTCTTGCCTCCGGCATCGGGAGCGCGGCATAAATGACGAGGTGCACTGGTGGGAATGCGCCTCAGTGTACGAGCGGTCGTCGGGTCAATCAATCAATGACCTCACGATGCATGCCAGTTAGATACCTTGAAATGAGCAACTGCTTCTCGATGCGGCATACGCATCCACGGCACGAGACTGACTCGGTCCTCAGGTGACGAGCGATATCAAATCAATTGCATTGAAGGTGCAATAAAAGTCACTAGTCCTCCGGTCTAGGCTGACCGAACATTCTTCCAGCCCGTTGCCCCTCCATGGCTGTATCTGGACTCGCAGGAGGGCGTAGTCAACGAACCGACCTTCACGAAGCTGAACGCTGAACACCGCAGCTGATCCAAAGGAGAAAAATCATGGAGCCCGCAATGATCCTTCGCACGGCAACGATCCTGCTGGCCATCGCGGCCGTGGGCGGGCTCATCATGGCGGGTATCCGATTTGCGGGCGTCCGGCAACCACCCATCGCGTTGGCCATGCTTCACGGGTTTCTGGCCGCCGCGGCCGTGACCCTGCTGCTTTACGCTGCCGCGACTGTTGGACTGCCGTCAATGGCGCTTGGCGCGCTGGTTCTCTTTCTTCTGGCGGCAGCAGGGGGTGCTGTCCTCAACCTGAACTACCACTGGAAGCAAGTGCCGCTGCCAAAGTGGCTTGTCTTCGTACATGGGCTGGCTGCCGTGGCTGGATTCCTGTTGTTGCTGAGTGCGACCTGGGCGACCCGCGCCCCATGAACGGGCTCGCAGGGCGAGTTGCACCTAAGCTCGAACTTAGCGCTGCAGTGGAGCGAGACCTTCCGCCACTCGCTAAGCGGGCATGTTCAGGCCCGCGTCCCGCAGAGGGCGTAGCTGATCCTGCTAGCGTCCGTGCCCCGCACGGAAAGGACACTGCCGCTGGAGTCGCAGCTAGGCATCTGCAGACGCTCGGGCGGCTTAGATGCTACAGCCCCACCATGTCAAAAGTTGTTCTCGAAGCATGGAGTCCCGCGAGAGCTTGAAGGTGCCGCCGGATAGAGCCTCAGGCCATTGCGCTGCCACACGCGCGCCGGATCGTTCGTGGCGCTCAACCCCAATTTCGCGGTCACTGTGCACGCAGTGCGTGCCCCGATTGTGCGCCCAAGCCTGCATTGCTCGCGCGGCTCGCGAGACACGGAACATGTTGCGCACCATGTTCTCTGGAGCGATGTGACATGACGAGATCATCTGGCGCGCCGGTACGCTTGCTTAGTGCTGCCGAACAGGTGGGCCCCTGATGGACCACAGCGTCACTTTGATCACCACTATTGCGGCTGCATTCGGCCTCGCCTTGATACTCGGCTTCATCGCGGAGCGAGTCAAGATCCCGGCGCTGGTCGGCTATCTGCTCGCGGGAATCGTCCTCGGCCCGGCAACGCCTGGCTTTATCGCCGACGCATCGATCGCCCGCCAACTGTCTGAGATCGGCGTGATGCTGCTGATGTTCGGAGTCGGTTTGCATTTCTCCATTGATGATCTTCTAGCGGTAAAGCGCATCGCCCTCCCTGGCGCAGTGGTGCAGATGAGCCTGGCCACAGTCCTCGGCATGGCTTTGGCTTGGTGGTGGGATTGGAGCATCGGCGCCGGGCTTGTATTCGGACTCTCGCTCTCGTGCGCCAGCACGGTGGTGTTACTCAAGGCGCTCGAACCCGCCGCATTCTCGACACTATGAATGGGCGCATCGCCGTGGGTTGGCTGGTCGTAGAAGACCTCGTGACGGTGCTGGTCCTGGTGCTCCTGCCACCGCTTGCGAGCATGCTGGGCGGAACGCCTGCAGCAGTTGGAAACGCGGCGCCTCTGTGGCGCACCATCGGGCTGACGCTTCTTCAGGTCGCAGCCTTCATCGCCCTGATGCTGATCGCCGGTCGCCGCATACTGCCTTGGCTGCTGTGGCACGTCGCCCGCACGGGCTCCCGGGAACTATTCACCCTATCGGTCGTTGCGGCCGCGATCGGCATCGCTTACGGCGCAGCAGCGCTGTTTGGGGTTTCATTCGCGCTTGGAGCGTTCTTCGCCGGGATGGTGATGCGCGAGTCTGAGTTCAGCCATCGCGCGGCCCAGGAATCGTTGCCGCTGCGTGATGCATTCGCGGTGCTGTTCTTCGTCGCCGTCGGCATGCTGTTCGAGCCAAGGGTGCTGATTGAGGAGCCGTTCCATGTTCTGGGGGCCGTCGCCATCATCATCGTCGGCAAGTCGATTGCGGCGACGGGGCTGGTGCTCGCCTTTCGCTATCCGCTCAATACGGCGCTGACCGTCGCAGCCAGTTTGGCTCAGATCGGCGAGTTCTCCTTCATCCTGGCCGGACTTGGAATGTCGCTCGGTTTGTTCGCTTCCGAAGGGGTAAGCCTGGTCCTCGCGGGCGCACTGATCTCCATTGCGCTCAACCCCTTCGTGTTCGCCTGCATTGCCCCCGTCAGCAGGTGGCTGCTCCGGCGTTCGGAGCTCGCGCGGCGTCTCGACCGCCGGGAGGATCCCTTCGCCGCGTCGCCCATGAGTACGGAGCAAAAGTACCTCGTGGGTCAGGTGGTGCTGGTGGGGTACGGGAGGGTGGGGCGGCGTATCGCCAGCGCCTTGAGCGAGCGCCGCGTTCCTTTCATCGTCGTTGATCGGAATCGCGAACTGGTGGAGACGCTCCGCAAGCAGGGTGTCGCTGCGGTTTCGGGCGACGCGGTGGAACCGGAGGTATTGATCCAAGCACACATTGCGAATGCAGCGATGCTGGTCGCCGCAATGCCGGACACCCTAGGAGTGTGTCAGATGGCAGAGATCGCTCGCACGCTCAACCCGTCTATCGAAGTGGTGGTGCGCACTCACAATGAGGACGAGTCGCAACTTCTGCGCAAGGACGCTGTCGGCACAGTATTCTTTGGCGAAGAGGAGCTTGCCAAAGGAATGACAAGCCATGTGCTGCAGCGTTTTGCCCAGCAGCACGAAGTCTAGGCGCGTCGCGACTGCGAGCGGCGGTGGTCCCATTGGGGTGAACGAGGCCAGGGCAGCGGCACACAGAGAGAATCTCATCCTCAGGCGGATTCGCAGCTAACGAGTTCGAAACGGCGGATATGCGCCGAGATGCTGGCCATCGTTGGGCTGCGCGCAGACGTCAGCACCGCGATACCAAAACTATTGCATTGAAGGGTCAATATAAGTCACTGGCCTTTTGGTGAAGGCCGGCTGAACATCAATGCCTTCCAGCGCTACCTATGCGGAGGTAGGAATGCCGATCCAAGCGGCAGACTGCCGTCCATGCGCACGAAGCGCTGGAGAGCACGCGAGACAGCGATCTTGAACGCCGATCGGAGGGATTCAGCTTGCAGGCGCAAGCGCAGACCTCTGTCTCGCCATCGGTCGTCATTGATGCGCTCAATTCAAGGAGGTTGAAATGTGCATGGAATTGTTGCGCAAGCTCGCGAACTCGAAGCTTCCGGTCCGCGTCGCCGATACGTCACAGATCGACTTAGTACGTGTACTCGACGCTGCCGGTTGTGTCGTGGCTCTTATCCCGCCCGCACACATAGACCCCGATGATTGTGAAAGGCAGGATCCGGCCACGGTCCTCAAGATCACTGCGCATGGTCGAAGAACATTGAGCCGCGGGCAGGCGGGCCGTTTCGCCTCGCACGCCATGGCGTTAGCCGAGGAAGTGCCGACGCAGCAGCAGAACCCTTGAATCGGATCAAGGACTGCAGGTTCTAAATCTTCAGGTCGGACGCATCGCGCTACTCCTGCCCGATTCTGATTTGCTTAGCAATGGCAATTTGATCGACATGCGAGACTTCAAACGCACCAAAGCATCCTCTGACCCGTCAGATTTCGTTGAGACCGACTTTGCGAGCCTTGCCCGCCACATGAAGTGCTGTGAGCGAGAGTTAGGCGCAGCCCCGCGGCTGAAGCGGGCCGTCGAAACGGTGCGAGCCATGATGGCCGCGCGCATCATCTCCTCCGTGTGCCTTGGCGTCGTCCTTGGGAGTTCGCTGTCATTGGTGCTCTCCTGTTCGGGAGTTCGCTGACGATTCCCGATTGCGCGACAGCCATCTTTGTGATTCGCCGCCGTTCAGGGGACGTCGACAGCAGTTGATATCAACAATATTGCATTGAAAGGCCAATATATGTCGTTGTACTTCCCGATTCGGTCGGCCGAACATTCACCTCTGGATTCGTCGTGGTGAAGGAGCCAGGAATGTCTATCGAGCTGCCCACCCTCCTCCGTGCCCCCGAGAGCTTGGTGCGCTTCTTCTCGGCCGTGACGCTGAGCACCTACCGGCAGGGCTCAGCGGAAGACAGAAGCACTCTGCTTGTCCGCTCCGTGAGATTTCTCGGCCAGGTCTGGACGATGGTTGAGGCCAGGATCGGCGCCCGTTGCCTCATCGCGACAGCGGCACAGTAAGCGAAGGATCCATCATGCGACTGTCCATTTCCAAGGTCCTTGCCGGTACCGAAACTGAGAAACACGTGAATGGGGGCGTAACGTGTCAGCCGATCGTCTTGAAGCGCGTTCGCGAGAGCGCTTCGATTGACGACGGTTTGCGCGTTCTCGTCGACCGACTTTGGCCGCGCGGCCTGACGAAGGAGAAGGTAGCGGTCGATCTGTGGCTCAAGGAAGTGGCGCCGAGCAGTGCGTTGCGCCGCTGGTACGGACACGATCCACGACGTTGGACGTCCTTCATCGAGAAGTACCGCTCCGAGCTCGAGCAGCGGCCAGAGCTGCTGCGACGCCTCGATGACTTGTGCCGCAATGGCCGAGTAACGCTCGTCTACGACGCGAGCGACGAGTCGCGCAACAACGCTGTCGTGCTGCGAGACGTCCTAGCCGAGAGGCGCTTTGACTGAACATCCGTCCACGAGAGGAGCACGGCGATGAATACAGCGGACATCATGACCACGCCGGTCATCACCATCGCGCCCGACGCCCAGATACGTGACATCGTGACGCTGCTGCTCGAGAAGCGCATCAGCGGGGTACCTGTCGTCGCGAACGGGCACGTGGTCGGCGTAGTCAACGAAGGCGATCTTCTTCATCGGTACGAGATCGGTACCGACGGCGACGTGGACCAGCGCTCCTGGTGGGCGCGATTGATCAGGCCCGACCGATTCTCAGCCAACTATGTCAAATCCCACGCCGGTCGGGCTCGTGACATCATGACGAGGCAAGTCGTTGTGGTCACAGAGGATACGTCGCTCCAGCAGATTGCATCGAACTTGGAAGCCCGTCACATCAGGCGACTTCCTGTTCTGCGCGGAAAACAACTCGTTGGCGTCGTGACCCGTGCAGATCTGGTCCGAGCCCTCGCCAAGAACACGCAGGCTCCTGCACCGCTCCGCGCGCAGACGGACGAAGGCATCAGGCAGCGACTGTTGTCGGAACTGGAGAACCAGCGGTGGTGGCGCTCCGACTGGTCAGCCGTGTATGTCAGTGACGGGGTCGTGAGCTACCGCGGTTTGCTCGAATGCGAAGATGAGAGGCAAGCAGCTCGCATCGCAGCGGAGAACGTGCCCGGTGTTCGTGCCGTGGAAGACAATCGCATCC
Proteins encoded in this window:
- a CDS encoding DUF488 domain-containing protein, with the protein product MRLSISKVLAGTETEKHVNGGVTCQPIVLKRVRESASIDDGLRVLVDRLWPRGLTKEKVAVDLWLKEVAPSSALRRWYGHDPRRWTSFIEKYRSELEQRPELLRRLDDLCRNGRVTLVYDASDESRNNAVVLRDVLAERRFD
- a CDS encoding CBS domain-containing protein — protein: MNTADIMTTPVITIAPDAQIRDIVTLLLEKRISGVPVVANGHVVGVVNEGDLLHRYEIGTDGDVDQRSWWARLIRPDRFSANYVKSHAGRARDIMTRQVVVVTEDTSLQQIASNLEARHIRRLPVLRGKQLVGVVTRADLVRALAKNTQAPAPLRAQTDEGIRQRLLSELENQRWWRSDWSAVYVSDGVVSYRGLLECEDERQAARIAAENVPGVRAVEDNRIPFAAWQAMV